The Haematobia irritans isolate KBUSLIRL chromosome 1, ASM5000362v1, whole genome shotgun sequence DNA segment TCTAGTAGGGCTCGGGCCAATTGGAGTTTATCTTCGGTTAAAACATTGACACGTGTTAAGAGATCCTCACCCACAGAGGCCACAAGTAGGTTCTTTAGTTCAGCATTTACTTGAGTTTggaatttgaattgaccttggaaataatcacgttcttcttttaccTTTTTCAATTcttcttttaatttttcaagttcTAAGCTATCCACCATTGTCTTTTGGGAAGAGTTTGCAGTTGATGAGGTGTTCTTACATGGCTCTTCTGCTGGGTCTTGTAATTCTTGACTTCTAATGGTGGACATTTGAGACACCAAAACTCCAATATCCAAATTATTGCGATTATATTTCAACGATTTAACTGAATTTGGTGTAACTGATCCGCTTAAAGCTTTCGGAACAATTGGATTAACAGCTCCCGGATAAGGTTCATATGGGATAAATTTCGGTGGTTTTGTCTTTTTATGTTCTGGTACCGCCCACGTAGTATCCACCATTCTGGGTTTCATCATCACCAGTTCACCCTTGGGAATTACTGGTTTCAAAGACCTTGTAACACACTCAGGTCTTCTGTAGAGCGTATGAAGTCCTGGTAAAGGTAAACCATTGTTGTTAGCTTTGGCAGATCCGCTTGATGTTTTTCTGGTCTTTTGTTTATTATCCAAAACATTTATAGACTCTTTTCGAGTTTTATCCTCATTTTTCTCCTCAATATTGATTACTTCTTTATTTTGTTTGGTGTTAACTGATGTTTGTTTTTGCTCTGCCACTTTCTCTTCCAAATCTTCCATTCCATCGCCACTTGTACGACCTACATTTGGAAAAATCAAAACAGTTTGTATTTGTCAATCTGAAGAGGGTGTCATATGTCTCTTACATTTTTCCAACTCCATTAGGGCAACCTCCATTAGTTAAACTATTTTGTTTGCAATGTATTTACGTCGTTtgcacaaatattttttggcctttttttaatcacaaaaaaacaattgTGAACTGGCCGTCGTGTACAAattgcaacaataaaatttgttgttgtattttttgacAGATCACAATTACAAGGTGCAATGTTGCCAATTGCTCGATTTTTGTTATATACCGCTATAATAACCCTTACGTGTAGATAATGCAGTAAATCGCAATGAAgttgagaaagttttgtcgatagGGGCTAAACTTAAATTTAGTACCCACCACAATTTCTGCTGCTCCTAAGAAATTatggctgtcattcgggatcgattcttataaatcccgggattcgggatttcaaaatattgaatcccGGGATCGCATAATttattcgggatcccgaaattgTCTGGattcttgaaaaaaattaattaataacaatctagtataattcaattttattaaccaaaaagaacataagagtaaattaaaaattgctatCATATTAACGAACACTAGTCAAACTCAACATGGTAAAGAAAaaagaattatgacaaaaataaattaaaaagcaatttcatatcgctatcttaCTCAGTAAAAGATTTGAAGGATTTTAATTGCACGTTATCTTTTTaagtaacttcttaaaaataacaaggcatccaaatttttatcagataaacgcATTATTGTCATATTGTCGACGGACCTtttatcattgttttttttttttattttatgttgcacgaattccatttcacTTGAACTTATTGTTCAATTGAAGGCCCTGATcgattttttcatgaaattgtgcTGATTATAGTACAtctcatgtataataaattcttactcaatgtgtaccataaatgtttattaactcaatttgtcgggtatgaaatctaaggCCCGCATGCAATAAATTaagactccaatttattaataaacaatctcaaaaagccacaaatttaacaaattgggTTTATTTTTTCGCGAttccgaaaaatcccgggattcagaATAAGAAATACCGGGAATCGGGattaatcccgtcccgaaaattCCAGgaatttcgggacgggatttataCCGAGTGACAGCcctataagaaatgcattgtcaTTTTTACTAGCCAAATTACGTTTACTAGCCGATAACACCGGTATTGAGTATATTATGTTAGCAGTATGTCGATAACTATACTCACAGCATGTTATACTCACagaattgttacaagagccattttatattttgtgaacacCAAGCACACcaagcttattataatttatttaaataaaaatgatactGAAGTGCTAAAAACAGTTATTTCTCTTAAAATCGTGAAAGGTATatttgtgaacaatttttgactttccaaatggaataaagtgatagtttttcaaatatttttcaagacACGCTGCCTCTATTGGGAATAagagcactggctgatagaggctacaacatgtaacttgcaacttgtaactcaacatcaatcttttattaatgcataaaaatattttaaatgtgatgtgatagtcgtatatataaatgtttaatcaaattaataaacatctaaacaatcgtgtctacttgaccacaattattcttttacaactaccttaaaattcactttttctgatagtttgaaggggctcttattggcgtccttctaaatgtatccagaagggccccTAAtatttgcactcatgcgatacttttttgtagtaacttggcgtggtacaacttctcaataaagggtgatacggtcaaaatgtggtcaagggaaaacgcgtgtaaatcggtgaaatcgtttatttaaaaaatcaaattaaatttctttttcaagttcaattagtataaaattcaggaaaaatattcagttaggctttcggttttccaaatccgaattgccgggcctcacgcttaacacctgccatcagattttgtacagccaccttgtccaccttcttcgccgcagaaagccagtttgccttgaactgctgctcgtcattagcagttttttggtcttctttaggttctgcttgacaatagcccagtatttctcaattgcgcggagctctggcgtgttgggagggttcttgtccttgggaaccacctgcacgttgttggcggcataccactccatggccttttcaccgtaatggcaagatgccaaatccggccaaaacagtacggaacaaccgtgtttctttaggaaaggcagcagacgtttattcaaaaactcttttacgtaaatttcttggttgacagtcccggaagctatggaaatgctgcttttcaagccacaggtacagatggcttgcaaaaccagatatttctttgcgaactttgacagttttatgtgcttgaaaatatctgctacctttccccttccttttgccgtataaaactcctgtcccggaagctgcttgtagtcggctttgacgtaggtttcgtcgtccattaccacgcagttaaacttcgtcagcatcgtcgtgtacagcctccgggatcgcgctatggccgtcgtattttgtttatcatcgcgatttggagtcactaccttcttgtaa contains these protein-coding regions:
- the LOC142222360 gene encoding uncharacterized protein LOC142222360, yielding MEVALMELEKCRTSGDGMEDLEEKVAEQKQTSVNTKQNKEVINIEEKNEDKTRKESINVLDNKQKTRKTSSGSAKANNNGLPLPGLHTLYRRPECVTRSLKPVIPKGELVMMKPRMVDTTWAVPEHKKTKPPKFIPYEPYPGAVNPIVPKALSGSVTPNSVKSLKYNRNNLDIGVLVSQMSTIRSQELQDPAEEPCKNTSSTANSSQKTMVDSLELEKLKEELKKVKEERDYFQGQFKFQTQVNAELKNLLVASVGEDLLTRVNVLTEDKLQLARALLDTAKNLTTHTEQIEFLAGQCEVWRSKFLASSVMIEELARWKADLSQKNQMLNESTKRLLHSTHQIRQMQLDMLKNLKFLAKIRYLNLPATDVITLSAENLNILQQMVLHSGVGIPEGDLTISSATSSPLCDSEKYAVQALEFISQPLMATDEAIKALFGQAQRPYVAPAPEVVAEKLDSNKLTE